A region of the Muricauda sp. MAR_2010_75 genome:
TAAATTCGTACATTGTCCAAATCTAGGTATTTATTGGTATGGCTTTGATTTTTATCTATAAAGTTGTTCAAACATTCTTTGAATCGTACATAAGTGATGCCACGTTCCTATTTTGAACGTGCATCCCGGGTTAAAAGATTCACCCATTTTTGGTTCCCATAAACCGCTCCATGGTTTGCTCTTCACTGGCCGATATTCCATCGCGCTGTACTACTTTTTGCACCGTTTTCATCAAGATTTTTACATCAGTGGCGAAACTGATGTTATTGACGTACCAAACATCCAACTTAAATTTCTCTTCCCAACTTATGGCATTGCGCCCATTGACCTGTGCCCAACCGGTAATTCCAGGTTTTACATTATGCCGTTGGGCCTGTTCGGAATTGTAGAGTGGGAGGTAAGCCACCAAAAGGGGTCTGGGCCCCACAATGGACATGTCTCCTTTGAGTACGTTGATAAGTTGCAAGAGTTCATCAAGGGAGGCCCCACGCACAAACTTGCCCACTTTGGTGATGCGTTCCATATCGGGGAGAAGGTTGCCTTGGGCATCCTTCTTATCGTTCATGGTCTTGAACTTGATGATAGTAAAGATTTTCTCATTTTTCCCTGGTCTTTTCTGAAAGAAAAAGGGTTTTCCATTATTAGCCCATGCTAGCAGAACGGTCAATGTTAAAATAATGGGTGACAGCACCAGTAGCGCGATCAATGAGACCAAAAAATCTATTATCCGTTTAAAGAACCGTGAATACATTATGTTATATTTTGGTTGATGATTCTAAGTAAATCAGCATTTATCAAACGAACATCGAACTTCTGTTCAGCAAGTTTTCTACTTTCCCTACCCATTGCCTCAATTTTATCTGGATTATCCAAAAAGTAGCTTACGGCCTTTTGAAGAGGTTCCAATTCTTTTGGAGGAATCAAAAATCCGTTTTTTCCTTCAAGTACAGTTTCCCTACATCCGGGGGTTTTGGTTGTTATGATTGGCAAACCTACCGACAAGGCTTCCAAAATGGATCTCGGTACGCCTTCCCTGTAATAGGTGGGCAGAACAAATATATCTGCAGCATTGAGATAAGGTCTAACATCGGTTTGCGTACCATGATGTACAATTACACCATCATCATGTAGTTTTTGTAATCTTGATGCCAATGCGATCAAGTCTTCAGGAGGGCTTCCAACCACGTGGAATTTAGCGTCCCTGTTTTCCTTATGTACAGATACTGCTGTATCCAGGAACAGTTCAATACCCTTTTCAACCATCAATCGGCCAATTATGATGAAATTTACGATACCTCCTTTATTGAATTCATGAGCTTCTTTGGAGCGAAATCGATCTATATTGATTCCAGAACCGTTCACTAAAAAGGACTCCTTGTTTTTGGGAAGAATACCTTGTTCCAAAAAAAGGTTTTTATCATCCACATTCTGAAAAATGGCAGTATTGTTTTTTCTGAGGGCAAGCTTGTACAAAAGTCGTGAGACCTGACCCAATAGTTTGGACTTTATGGAAACGCCGCTGAACGTAAAGCCAAGTCCCGTGATCAGGGAAAACGTCTTGATATTTAATTGTTGTGCTGCAAAAGAGCCATAAATGACCGGTTTTATGGTGTAGGCAAACACAAAGTCTATCTCCAGGTCTTTCATGATTTTTTTAAGTTCCCAGACACTTTTAAAGTCTTTAATAGGGTTTAGCCCTTTCCTTTGCAGGTTGAATTCAACGGGATGGGCGCCCATGGCTTTCACCTTTTCAATACTGTCATCGTAGAAATCAGGAGCAGCACACCAAACATCATAACCCGCTAGAACAAGTTCTTCAATAAAGTCTTTTCTGAAATTAAGCAGGGAATAGGAAACAGAACAAATAATTAGAACTTTTGGCTTTGTCATTGATTGTGGCGTTTATTGAATTGTTCCTTATTTTTTAATGGCACCCGTATAGCATTGCAAATAGCCTTCTACCATATCTTCTATATCAAAATCTTTAGATCGAGCCATGCATTTTTCAACTACAGCTTTATAGTAATCCTCATCCTCAATCAGTTTGTTTATGCTCGAGGCCAAAGATTCATGGTCCCCTTTGGGAAATAGGATTCCATATCCCTGGACCACTTCGGTAAGACCGGGCACATCGGAAGCCATAAATGGTTTTCCTGAAGCCAACCCCTCAACACAAGATAGGGATAGGCCTTCAAAATTTGAGGAAAGAACAACAATATCAACAGTTTTTAGAAGACGGGGCACATCATTGCGCAGTCCGTAAAAATGAACTCTTTCCGATAGCTTCAACGAGGCCGCTAGTTTTTCTTGTTCTGTTCTCAACGGACCATCACCCACTAGAATAAGATGTGTTGTCTCTGGAAGATGTTGTAAACTTTGAATCAGTGTTTTTTGATCTTTTTGAGGTGTAAAGCTCGATACTTGCAACAAAAGCGTCGTTGTTTCATCAAAACCCAGTTCTGTTTTTTGATAGGGCTTTGCGGAACTTACCTCATTTAGATTAATCCCATTATTGATTTGAAACACCAACTTTTTCAATTTTCCAAGGTGCTCCTGCAGGTTTTGGTGCACTGCATCCGATATGGAAATGATTTTGGTGTAACGCCTATAGATAACCTTGTCAATGTGTTTTAGTAGGGGATGGTTTCTACGTCGGTTGGTAGTGTTGTGCTCGGTGTAGAAAAGTTTAGGGCGAACATTCCCAAGAAAACTTGCAAAACCAACCCAATAAAAAGATGGAAATAGGTGCACGTGTACCACATCATACTGCTTCAGCAATCTTCTTAGCTTAAAAATATGCGTTGGACTGTACATGCTTTTGCCTTCGCCCAAGTTGTGGATTTTTAACTCAGGACTAATTTTTATCAAGCGTTCTAGAAACGCCGTTTTTTGGCCGTTCAGTAAAGCCAGTTCAACATCCACCCCTTTTTTTAGATAAGCGATACATAAATCGGTGACCAGTTTTTCTGCTCCACCTGAATTTAAAGAATTGATTACCTGTAAAACCTTCATGAAATTAAAATTCTCTACTACATAACGTAGCAAATCAGTTTATTTTATTTTTTCCTGAAATTTTTTCTTGGGGGAGACCAAACCTAGAAAAAGGTTTTCATATTCAGATAAAATCTTTTCCTCCGAATATCTGGAATATACGGACTCCCGGACGGCACTTGAATCCCAATCGTGGTTGATGGACAATTTCAATTTCTTCAAAAAATCGGAATGGTCCTTGGCTATATAACCGTTTAGCCCGGGAATAATAATTTCATTGATTCCACCAGGAGCGTCAAACACAACGGCTGGCGTGCCTGTTGCACAGCTTTCCAACAATGCATTTGGGAAACCTTCAACATAAGAACCCTGAAGATAGAGATCGTTCTGCGCCAAATACGCATTCACTTTATCCGTATGCGAAATAAATGTGATTTTTTCAATAAGCCCCAATTCGTCAATCAAGTTCACTAAGGTGTCTTTATAGTCTCCAGACCCAATTATGGTGTACTGAAAAGGTTTATCGAACTCAGACAGGACTTTTAAAACCCTTTGAAACCCTTTCCGTTCCGTTAACCTGCCAATGGTGATGAACCGCAATACATTGTCCTCTGAAAATTTGCGTTCCTTTAACTTGAATTTTGAGGTTACCGGATTATTGATGACCACCATTTT
Encoded here:
- a CDS encoding glycosyltransferase; the encoded protein is MKVLQVINSLNSGGAEKLVTDLCIAYLKKGVDVELALLNGQKTAFLERLIKISPELKIHNLGEGKSMYSPTHIFKLRRLLKQYDVVHVHLFPSFYWVGFASFLGNVRPKLFYTEHNTTNRRRNHPLLKHIDKVIYRRYTKIISISDAVHQNLQEHLGKLKKLVFQINNGINLNEVSSAKPYQKTELGFDETTTLLLQVSSFTPQKDQKTLIQSLQHLPETTHLILVGDGPLRTEQEKLAASLKLSERVHFYGLRNDVPRLLKTVDIVVLSSNFEGLSLSCVEGLASGKPFMASDVPGLTEVVQGYGILFPKGDHESLASSINKLIEDEDYYKAVVEKCMARSKDFDIEDMVEGYLQCYTGAIKK
- a CDS encoding glycosyltransferase, producing MEKKIDVLFILPSLRSGGAERVMSFLAQNIDPSLFNSHLLITGSNADQKYNVENIPVTFLNKSRVKNAIPAIIKFLIKNRPKIVIGAMGHVNTVTGLIGLAFPWIKFVARETTISSFSMENESTENERPALPYRLALKSQDKIICQSIDMKKDLIENFGLPVSKMVVINNPVTSKFKLKERKFSEDNVLRFITIGRLTERKGFQRVLKVLSEFDKPFQYTIIGSGDYKDTLVNLIDELGLIEKITFISHTDKVNAYLAQNDLYLQGSYVEGFPNALLESCATGTPAVVFDAPGGINEIIIPGLNGYIAKDHSDFLKKLKLSINHDWDSSAVRESVYSRYSEEKILSEYENLFLGLVSPKKKFQEKIK
- a CDS encoding sugar transferase, with translation MYSRFFKRIIDFLVSLIALLVLSPIILTLTVLLAWANNGKPFFFQKRPGKNEKIFTIIKFKTMNDKKDAQGNLLPDMERITKVGKFVRGASLDELLQLINVLKGDMSIVGPRPLLVAYLPLYNSEQAQRHNVKPGITGWAQVNGRNAISWEEKFKLDVWYVNNISFATDVKILMKTVQKVVQRDGISASEEQTMERFMGTKNG
- a CDS encoding glycosyltransferase family 4 protein, with product MTKPKVLIICSVSYSLLNFRKDFIEELVLAGYDVWCAAPDFYDDSIEKVKAMGAHPVEFNLQRKGLNPIKDFKSVWELKKIMKDLEIDFVFAYTIKPVIYGSFAAQQLNIKTFSLITGLGFTFSGVSIKSKLLGQVSRLLYKLALRKNNTAIFQNVDDKNLFLEQGILPKNKESFLVNGSGINIDRFRSKEAHEFNKGGIVNFIIIGRLMVEKGIELFLDTAVSVHKENRDAKFHVVGSPPEDLIALASRLQKLHDDGVIVHHGTQTDVRPYLNAADIFVLPTYYREGVPRSILEALSVGLPIITTKTPGCRETVLEGKNGFLIPPKELEPLQKAVSYFLDNPDKIEAMGRESRKLAEQKFDVRLINADLLRIINQNIT